A window of the Nycticebus coucang isolate mNycCou1 chromosome 3, mNycCou1.pri, whole genome shotgun sequence genome harbors these coding sequences:
- the YEATS4 gene encoding YEATS domain-containing protein 4 isoform X2, with protein sequence MFKRMAEFGPDSGGRVKGVTIVKPIVYGNVARYFGKKREEDGHTHQWTVYVKPYRNEDMSAYVKKIQFKLHESYGNPLRVVTKPPYEITETGWGEFEIIIKIFFIDPNERPIFQDPTAMMQQLLTTSRQLTLGAYKHETEFAELEVKTREKLEAAKKKTSFEIAELKERLKASRETINCLKNEIRKLEEDDQTKDI encoded by the exons ATGTTCAAGAGAATGGCCGAATTTGGGCCTGACTCCGGCGGGAGAGTGAAG ggGGTTACTATTGTTAAACCAATAGTTTATGGTAATGTTGCTcgttattttggaaagaaaagagaagaagatggGCACACCCATCAGTGGACGGTGTATGTAAAACCGTATAGAAATGAG gATATGTCAGCGTATGTGAAGAAAATCCAGTTTAAATTACATGAAAGCTACGGCAATCCTTTAAGAG ttgtTACTAAACCTCCATATGAAATTACTGAAACAGGATGGGGTGAATTTGAAATaatcatcaaaatatttttcattgacCCTAATGAAAGACCT ATATTTCAAGACCCAACGGCAATGATGCAACAATTATTAACAACATCTCGTCAGCTAACATTAGGAGCCTACAAGCATGAAACAGAAT TTGCAGAACTTGAAGTGAAAACTagagaaaaattagaagctgccaagaaaaaaacaagctttGAAATTGCAGAGCTTAAAGAGAGATTAAAAGCAAGTCGTGAAACTATAAACtgtttgaaaaatgaaatcaggaaaCTAGAAGAAGATGATCAGACAAAAGACATATAA
- the YEATS4 gene encoding YEATS domain-containing protein 4 isoform X1: MFKRMAEFGPDSGGRVKGVTIVKPIVYGNVARYFGKKREEDGHTHQWTVYVKPYRNEDMSAYVKKIQFKLHESYGNPLRVVTKPPYEITETGWGEFEIIIKIFFIDPNERPVTLYHLLKLFQSDTNAMLGKKTVVSEFYDEMIFQDPTAMMQQLLTTSRQLTLGAYKHETEFAELEVKTREKLEAAKKKTSFEIAELKERLKASRETINCLKNEIRKLEEDDQTKDI; the protein is encoded by the exons ATGTTCAAGAGAATGGCCGAATTTGGGCCTGACTCCGGCGGGAGAGTGAAG ggGGTTACTATTGTTAAACCAATAGTTTATGGTAATGTTGCTcgttattttggaaagaaaagagaagaagatggGCACACCCATCAGTGGACGGTGTATGTAAAACCGTATAGAAATGAG gATATGTCAGCGTATGTGAAGAAAATCCAGTTTAAATTACATGAAAGCTACGGCAATCCTTTAAGAG ttgtTACTAAACCTCCATATGAAATTACTGAAACAGGATGGGGTGAATTTGAAATaatcatcaaaatatttttcattgacCCTAATGAAAGACCT GTAACCCTATATCACTTACTAAAACTGTTTCAGTCAGACACTAATGCAATGCTAGGAAAAAAGACAGTGGTTTCAGAGTTCTATGATGAAATG ATATTTCAAGACCCAACGGCAATGATGCAACAATTATTAACAACATCTCGTCAGCTAACATTAGGAGCCTACAAGCATGAAACAGAAT TTGCAGAACTTGAAGTGAAAACTagagaaaaattagaagctgccaagaaaaaaacaagctttGAAATTGCAGAGCTTAAAGAGAGATTAAAAGCAAGTCGTGAAACTATAAACtgtttgaaaaatgaaatcaggaaaCTAGAAGAAGATGATCAGACAAAAGACATATAA